The proteins below come from a single Methanobacterium formicicum genomic window:
- a CDS encoding HisA/HisF family protein — translation MIIPVLDIKSSIAVSGKSGNRDEYQPLETVFSPSSHPLEIARALKERGAQEIYIADLDAIENKGSNRDLVGKINQVLPVMLDCGACDPESVTEALKFADKVIVATETLKSMDDLQQIFSRVNRQQIIISIDLVQDQIYSRNMDLDWENLRETLERLRPSQIIILDISQVGTRKGVNWDVVDRFSGLESTVILGGGITGSDLEEITRKGVAKVLVGTALHSGQMEPSF, via the coding sequence ATGATAATACCAGTTTTGGATATAAAGAGTAGTATTGCTGTTTCAGGAAAATCAGGTAACCGTGATGAATACCAACCCTTGGAAACTGTTTTTTCCCCTTCATCCCATCCCCTGGAAATAGCCCGAGCACTGAAGGAGAGGGGTGCACAGGAGATATACATTGCCGACCTGGATGCCATAGAAAATAAAGGTTCTAACCGGGATCTGGTGGGAAAGATCAACCAGGTGCTCCCGGTGATGCTGGACTGTGGGGCCTGTGATCCAGAATCAGTAACTGAAGCCCTTAAATTTGCAGATAAGGTGATAGTGGCCACTGAAACCCTGAAAAGTATGGATGATCTTCAGCAGATATTTTCCAGGGTTAACCGTCAACAGATCATCATCAGTATTGACCTAGTTCAGGATCAGATCTACAGCAGGAATATGGATCTGGACTGGGAGAATTTGAGGGAAACCCTGGAAAGGTTAAGACCATCCCAGATTATCATCCTGGATATTTCCCAGGTGGGAACCCGAAAAGGGGTTAACTGGGATGTAGTAGATAGATTTTCCGGGTTGGAAAGTACTGTTATTTTAGGGGGAGGCATAACTGGCAGTGACCTGGAGGAGATAACCCGGAAGGGTGTGGCTAAAGTACTGGTGGGCACGGCCCTGCACAGTGGTCAAATGGAACCCTCATTTTAG
- a CDS encoding glutamine synthetase family protein: MSAKDDIIKQVQDKDVEFIRLWFTDLNGILKSFAITNEELENALDRGMGFDGSSITGFQDIEESDMIAMPDPETFAILPWRMQGNVGRMICDVLKPDGQPYEGDPRYVLKRALGKMKEMGFDHFYVGPELEYFYFKSPTNPEPLDTGGYFDLTPLDLASDLRRDTVLALKKLGIRVEYSHHEAAVSQHEIDIRYDDALRMADNMVTYRLTVKEIATKHGVYATFMPKPLNDEYGSGMHTHQSLFNGDKNAFFDSEDPYHLSEVARSYLGGVLKYSKEITSILNPWINSYKRLVPGFEAPVYIAWSRSNRSALIRVPHYQPGREEATRIEIRCPDPSGNPYLQLAVTLMAGLKGIEEKCEVPEPMEFNLYGLNEEQRMERGIETLPSSLQEAIRFSEESELMKETLGPHSFKRWITLKKLECAEFNRQVTDYEIKKYYPLL; encoded by the coding sequence ATGTCAGCAAAAGATGATATAATAAAACAGGTTCAGGATAAAGACGTTGAATTTATCCGTTTATGGTTCACTGACCTCAATGGTATTTTGAAAAGTTTTGCTATTACCAACGAGGAACTGGAAAATGCACTGGATAGGGGTATGGGCTTTGATGGTTCCAGTATCACTGGTTTCCAGGATATTGAAGAATCAGATATGATTGCCATGCCTGATCCAGAAACTTTTGCTATTTTACCCTGGAGGATGCAGGGGAACGTGGGGAGAATGATTTGTGACGTTTTAAAACCTGATGGACAACCCTATGAGGGAGATCCCCGCTACGTCCTTAAAAGAGCCCTGGGCAAGATGAAAGAAATGGGCTTTGACCATTTCTATGTTGGTCCTGAACTGGAGTATTTCTATTTCAAGTCACCCACCAATCCCGAACCACTGGATACTGGTGGTTATTTTGACCTTACACCCCTTGATCTGGCTTCAGATCTTAGAAGAGATACTGTGTTGGCTTTGAAAAAGCTGGGGATACGAGTGGAATACTCCCATCATGAAGCAGCTGTTTCCCAGCATGAAATAGATATTCGCTACGATGATGCCCTGCGCATGGCGGATAACATGGTGACCTATCGTCTCACAGTTAAAGAGATCGCCACTAAACATGGAGTTTACGCCACTTTCATGCCCAAACCATTGAACGATGAGTACGGTTCAGGTATGCACACCCACCAGTCCCTTTTTAATGGGGATAAGAATGCTTTCTTTGACTCTGAAGACCCTTACCACCTGTCAGAGGTGGCCCGTTCCTATCTGGGAGGAGTGCTCAAGTACTCCAAGGAGATTACCTCCATACTTAACCCCTGGATTAACTCCTACAAGCGACTGGTACCTGGTTTTGAAGCCCCGGTTTACATTGCATGGTCCAGAAGCAACCGTTCAGCACTGATAAGAGTGCCCCACTACCAGCCAGGCCGGGAAGAAGCCACCCGGATTGAAATACGCTGCCCTGATCCTTCAGGCAATCCCTACCTCCAGCTGGCAGTCACCCTCATGGCTGGTTTGAAGGGAATTGAGGAAAAATGTGAGGTGCCAGAACCTATGGAGTTCAACCTGTACGGTTTAAACGAAGAACAGAGAATGGAGAGAGGTATCGAAACTTTACCCTCTTCCCTACAGGAAGCAATCCGGTTTTCAGAAGAATCCGAACTGATGAAGGAAACCCTGGGACCACATTCATTTAAAAGATGGATTACACTGAAAAAATTAGAATGTGCTGAATTTAACCGGCAAGTAACCGATTACGAGATAAAAAAATATTACCCCCTGCTTTGA
- a CDS encoding ATP-binding protein, with protein sequence MNYYHDEKMEKIFNALKQPKNLDDLQLSESFVRGLILKIISSYGTVKTSTINELTGIHWDILEENLSKMEKSGFCAPVSGGFLFSSVEYAITRKGREKVRGIAEDNPYIGIAPVPYEEYYQIMKIQLQHRYPLQIPPEVVEETFHQVVGVDYAKEALIESCIIGKGIFVYGPPGTGKTFIISTMPDLLPPLVMPKYIEFGGKIIQLYDPDFHKMCEEQPDDPRWVKIHAPFVLTGAELSLNKLETNYDPNKGVYETSPLIKANGGILLIDDLGRQRDDHELILNRLIVPMENKKDVVYVRGIPVILHTHFIPAFSTNLDISIMDEAHLRRAPLHIFLKNPEVEEVTEVFRRNLEDLRETYQPEILGRFMKVYQPKNNGGEGLQPSFAHARDVAQICQSVRINLKKDIIDVEVLEAALDKHVLVVLQRLNIDIAQISHKTRSFRLKTDDLEKTQEALELYGAQTICRENSSVITDVDESTSPVELAGYLKDRGIKVEKIELIAESEKELRRTLLNW encoded by the coding sequence AAAGATGGAAAAAATTTTCAATGCATTGAAACAACCAAAAAATCTGGATGATCTGCAGCTATCCGAGAGTTTCGTCAGGGGATTGATACTTAAAATTATCAGCAGTTACGGTACCGTGAAAACCAGCACCATCAATGAGTTAACCGGTATTCACTGGGATATTTTGGAAGAAAATCTAAGTAAAATGGAAAAAAGCGGTTTCTGTGCCCCAGTGAGTGGAGGATTCCTTTTTTCCAGTGTAGAATACGCTATAACCCGGAAAGGACGTGAAAAAGTAAGGGGAATTGCAGAAGATAATCCCTACATCGGTATTGCCCCAGTACCCTACGAAGAGTACTATCAGATCATGAAGATCCAGTTACAACACCGTTATCCCCTACAAATACCCCCCGAAGTGGTGGAAGAAACTTTCCACCAGGTGGTAGGAGTGGATTATGCTAAAGAAGCCCTCATTGAATCGTGTATTATTGGTAAGGGGATTTTCGTCTACGGTCCTCCGGGAACTGGTAAAACCTTTATCATCAGCACCATGCCTGATCTTCTGCCCCCCCTGGTAATGCCCAAGTACATTGAATTCGGTGGGAAAATCATACAACTTTACGACCCTGATTTCCATAAAATGTGCGAGGAACAGCCTGATGATCCACGTTGGGTTAAAATTCACGCCCCCTTTGTTTTAACTGGAGCTGAACTCAGTTTAAATAAGTTAGAAACTAATTATGATCCTAATAAGGGGGTTTACGAAACATCTCCCCTGATTAAGGCCAACGGGGGTATTCTGTTAATTGATGACCTGGGAAGACAGCGTGATGACCATGAACTCATTCTCAACCGTTTAATTGTCCCTATGGAGAACAAAAAAGACGTGGTCTATGTCCGGGGTATCCCGGTTATACTGCACACTCACTTTATCCCTGCATTCTCCACCAACCTGGACATAAGTATCATGGATGAAGCCCACCTTCGCCGGGCCCCCCTTCATATTTTCCTTAAAAATCCCGAGGTGGAAGAGGTGACCGAGGTTTTCCGCAGAAATTTAGAGGATCTCCGGGAGACTTACCAACCAGAAATCCTGGGAAGGTTCATGAAGGTTTACCAGCCCAAAAACAATGGAGGGGAAGGTCTGCAGCCCAGTTTCGCCCACGCCCGTGATGTGGCCCAGATCTGTCAATCAGTGCGTATCAACCTGAAAAAGGATATCATTGATGTTGAAGTTCTGGAAGCTGCTCTGGATAAGCACGTTCTGGTGGTACTGCAAAGACTGAACATTGACATTGCCCAGATCTCCCATAAAACCCGTTCCTTCCGGTTGAAAACCGATGACCTGGAAAAAACCCAGGAGGCCTTAGAACTCTACGGTGCCCAGACCATCTGCCGGGAAAACAGTTCAGTGATTACCGATGTGGATGAAAGTACCAGCCCCGTGGAATTAGCAGGATACTTAAAAGACCGGGGAATCAAAGTAGAAAAGATTGAGTTAATCGCCGAATCAGAAAAAGAACTGAGGAGAACCCTGTTAAACTGGTGA
- a CDS encoding sortase domain-bontaining protein, whose translation MKKYVLIGIAVLVVVLVAITMTSGSANIETKHYENGEVSFDYPSSWQQVPTQGAQIVAFKDPETGMNITVNRQVIPSGYNVSTDFVPELVKESESNVKLTSSNKIDVKGNTGYYNSYQVQGNGSTSEQKEIWVNTNGALYSVVFSYPQEGFSVESVLKGLKGSETSAAVDAVKNSLQINSAQLSSMPTFATVTIPRLGVTWNIRSDTLNAMDAVYHYSDPSSSLPKSFYPGQKGSVGLLGHHTRYSAPFNHIENLQVGDKIYINDYLTQKKYTYQVVSNNDIRYDYKTNLIQFPAGQKELVLGTCWPPGYTAAERYVHCQLTAVDPL comes from the coding sequence TTGAAGAAGTATGTTTTAATTGGGATTGCGGTTTTGGTGGTAGTTCTAGTGGCTATCACCATGACCTCGGGCAGTGCCAATATAGAAACCAAACACTACGAGAATGGGGAGGTTTCCTTTGACTATCCCTCCAGTTGGCAGCAAGTTCCAACTCAGGGAGCTCAAATAGTAGCCTTTAAAGACCCGGAAACCGGGATGAACATCACGGTCAACCGTCAGGTTATACCTTCCGGATACAATGTTTCCACGGATTTCGTTCCAGAACTGGTTAAGGAGTCAGAAAGTAACGTAAAACTCACTTCCAGTAACAAGATCGATGTGAAGGGGAACACTGGTTATTACAATAGTTATCAGGTCCAGGGTAATGGTTCCACCTCCGAACAAAAGGAGATATGGGTTAACACTAATGGAGCACTTTACAGTGTAGTGTTCAGTTATCCGCAGGAAGGATTCAGTGTCGAATCCGTACTGAAAGGTTTGAAAGGATCCGAAACCAGTGCAGCAGTGGATGCTGTTAAAAACAGCCTCCAGATCAACTCTGCCCAGCTGTCCAGTATGCCCACCTTCGCCACGGTGACCATACCCCGACTGGGAGTAACCTGGAATATTCGCTCTGACACTTTAAATGCCATGGACGCGGTTTACCACTATTCTGACCCGAGCAGTAGTTTACCCAAGAGTTTCTACCCTGGTCAGAAAGGTTCAGTGGGATTGTTAGGACACCATACCCGATATTCTGCACCATTCAATCACATTGAAAACCTGCAGGTGGGAGATAAGATTTACATCAATGATTATCTAACCCAGAAGAAATACACCTACCAAGTGGTTTCCAACAACGATATTAGATACGATTACAAGACCAACCTCATTCAATTCCCTGCCGGCCAAAAGGAGTTGGTGCTGGGAACTTGCTGGCCTCCAGGTTACACTGCAGCAGAAAGGTACGTTCACTGCCAGTTAACTGCAGTGGACCCCTTGTAA
- a CDS encoding DUF2149 domain-containing protein, whose product MLRRRRRMLGDSQGEDPMAGSANLVDAMLVLAVGFLIFLVMSWNMQNVVFADMSQEDRQKTMEAMKQVAEIQQGSELNDTPQSESGSGQGYAKKGTVYQDPQTGKLIMVEG is encoded by the coding sequence ATGCTAAGGCGCAGGCGCCGTATGCTGGGTGATAGTCAGGGAGAAGACCCTATGGCGGGGTCTGCTAACCTGGTGGATGCTATGTTGGTCCTGGCAGTGGGATTTTTAATATTCCTGGTCATGTCCTGGAACATGCAGAACGTAGTTTTTGCCGATATGTCCCAGGAAGATCGACAGAAGACCATGGAGGCCATGAAACAGGTGGCGGAAATCCAGCAGGGCAGTGAACTCAATGATACACCCCAGTCAGAATCAGGATCAGGACAGGGATACGCCAAAAAGGGAACGGTTTATCAGGATCCCCAAACTGGTAAGCTGATCATGGTGGAGGGGTGA
- a CDS encoding PfkB family carbohydrate kinase, which translates to MAKFLLMGPVTRDTNLKSGSTCKGIGGPVYYQAGVLSSLKSDVTALVTLGKDDANLLTYFSKDTQLKPVWGGETMQFENFYPDEDPNHRVQRACIPSNPLEVSHLDFLELETFNAALISPLSPEDIPLETIKHIFKSGTPVYLGVQGYLRHLEGQNVVLKPWKQYKNFLKYVNFLFMDEVEARVITGNSSMSLLEISRDISLLGPEEVIITRGDQGSLIYSRHHDKSYSIPAYPPQERVDPTGLGDSYLAAYAFRKQETSDPEECGIFSSIVSSLKLEKKGAFQGNINIINQRIQELKL; encoded by the coding sequence ATGGCTAAATTTTTGCTTATGGGTCCAGTAACCCGTGACACCAATTTAAAAAGTGGTTCCACCTGTAAAGGGATAGGCGGCCCAGTATACTACCAGGCGGGAGTACTATCCTCATTAAAATCAGATGTAACTGCCTTAGTAACCCTGGGAAAAGATGATGCTAATTTGTTGACTTATTTTTCTAAGGATACTCAGTTAAAACCAGTGTGGGGAGGGGAAACCATGCAGTTTGAGAATTTTTATCCTGACGAAGACCCCAACCACCGGGTGCAAAGGGCCTGCATACCTTCCAACCCCCTGGAGGTGTCCCATCTTGACTTTCTGGAACTGGAAACCTTTAACGCTGCACTGATTTCACCATTATCACCGGAGGACATACCACTGGAAACCATTAAGCACATCTTTAAAAGTGGAACACCGGTATATCTTGGGGTTCAGGGGTATCTTCGCCATTTAGAAGGTCAAAATGTTGTTTTAAAGCCCTGGAAGCAGTATAAAAATTTTTTAAAATATGTTAATTTTTTGTTTATGGATGAGGTGGAAGCCCGGGTGATAACTGGAAATTCCTCCATGTCCCTGTTGGAAATTTCCCGGGACATCTCCCTCCTGGGACCAGAAGAAGTCATCATCACCCGTGGTGACCAGGGGTCCCTGATTTATTCCCGTCACCATGATAAATCTTACTCCATACCAGCCTATCCACCCCAGGAAAGGGTGGACCCCACTGGGCTGGGTGATAGTTACCTGGCAGCTTATGCCTTCCGGAAACAGGAAACATCTGACCCCGAGGAGTGCGGAATTTTCTCATCCATAGTATCCTCCTTAAAACTGGAAAAAAAGGGAGCTTTTCAGGGGAATATAAATATAATTAATCAGAGGATACAGGAATTAAAACTGTAG
- a CDS encoding PIG-L family deacetylase, whose protein sequence is MKKTIIILLLAIPLILFIALFPTFSAENGSSGIQSNNSNNTTQTADNGTGNTSSTPEKVAFIIPHADDETIGAGGTVQRIMEDGSPIHFELMTSGDAVTSQLLTVTNYYSVSIPANATASERKKLIREDSFKQVMGIFGCNSYNIHSFDDGALNANVVFTTMENLYLKEGYTVFYTTTGDGNGDHLACQQGMKMMKDKYPNLKYRQFPIYYYHANRAVTSALTKNYTDVNVNQYATKKKSAFQVYYNIHTILNTFYPYSDGLYSIGPERIYYMN, encoded by the coding sequence ATGAAAAAGACAATAATCATCTTACTCTTGGCAATACCCTTGATTTTATTCATTGCATTATTCCCTACCTTCTCGGCAGAAAATGGATCTTCGGGTATTCAGTCCAATAACAGTAATAATACCACCCAAACTGCGGATAATGGGACGGGAAACACCTCATCCACACCAGAGAAGGTGGCTTTCATTATACCCCACGCTGATGATGAAACCATAGGGGCGGGTGGAACTGTTCAGAGGATAATGGAGGATGGCTCCCCAATACACTTCGAGCTCATGACTTCTGGTGATGCCGTAACTTCCCAGTTACTCACGGTAACTAACTACTACAGTGTATCAATTCCCGCCAATGCCACTGCATCCGAGAGAAAGAAATTGATCCGGGAAGACTCCTTTAAACAGGTCATGGGCATTTTTGGATGCAACAGTTACAATATACATAGCTTTGATGATGGTGCCCTCAACGCCAATGTGGTGTTTACCACCATGGAAAACTTGTATCTCAAGGAGGGTTACACTGTCTTTTACACTACTACCGGAGATGGAAATGGTGATCATCTGGCCTGTCAACAGGGAATGAAGATGATGAAGGATAAATATCCCAACCTGAAGTACCGGCAGTTTCCAATCTACTACTACCATGCTAACCGGGCAGTGACCTCGGCCCTGACCAAGAACTACACTGATGTGAATGTTAATCAGTACGCCACCAAAAAGAAAAGTGCATTTCAGGTTTACTACAATATACACACCATTCTTAACACATTCTACCCTTACAGTGATGGTCTTTACAGTATAGGTCCCGAAAGGATTTATTACATGAATTAA
- a CDS encoding MotA/TolQ/ExbB proton channel family protein — protein sequence MVAIPGSEMLSSALHVISQSLLIPVIVGLLAFMLYAIISFGGLISEYTNRIRISTEEIEKIISDFANYGTAEGIKEVMDKSSVPTGYKNIISKIASHPEMGSKSREALARKLIEKEEAMAAKSLEKTDIVTRLGPTLGLMGTLIPMGPGLAALGSGDINTLANAIIIAFDTTVVGLAAGGIAYVISKVRRRWYEEYLSNLDALCEAALEVMAHAKAQAPYAG from the coding sequence ATGGTAGCGATTCCAGGTAGTGAAATGTTAAGTTCCGCTCTGCACGTTATATCTCAGAGTCTGCTTATACCGGTTATTGTAGGGCTTCTGGCCTTTATGCTCTATGCAATTATTAGCTTTGGAGGTTTAATATCCGAGTACACCAACCGGATACGGATAAGTACCGAGGAAATAGAGAAGATTATCAGTGATTTTGCAAATTATGGTACTGCAGAGGGGATCAAAGAAGTAATGGATAAAAGCAGTGTTCCCACTGGTTATAAGAATATCATCAGCAAAATAGCATCCCACCCGGAAATGGGCAGTAAATCCCGGGAAGCACTGGCCCGAAAACTCATTGAAAAGGAAGAAGCCATGGCTGCCAAGAGTCTGGAAAAAACAGATATAGTAACCCGTTTAGGACCAACCCTGGGTCTGATGGGAACACTGATCCCTATGGGTCCCGGTCTGGCTGCGTTGGGTTCGGGAGACATTAACACCCTGGCCAATGCCATCATCATTGCCTTTGACACAACTGTGGTGGGACTGGCGGCGGGAGGTATAGCTTATGTTATATCCAAGGTCAGAAGGAGATGGTACGAGGAGTACCTGTCCAACCTGGATGCACTGTGTGAAGCAGCCCTGGAGGTGATGGCTCATGCTAAGGCGCAGGCGCCGTATGCTGGGTGA